One part of the Haliotis asinina isolate JCU_RB_2024 chromosome 2, JCU_Hal_asi_v2, whole genome shotgun sequence genome encodes these proteins:
- the LOC137272124 gene encoding uncharacterized protein has protein sequence MNRQALKSFMWLCCCGLTLSSIVCYIVYTYHASLTTWKSVLLGEPHHTHIQFDLNASRAKSMYKLAGIALRVDNSNWESATDVCSNGIVFPSGIIKSLAGEVSVFFHDEKERRSVIRNVKKNGTWVRRNLNTLSEIMEYHRDAHFFDIYAGVGLYTLPIVKLGRKVAAVEYRYSYAERLCRGIIAGDFQHKAFIVNNFLSHVYKTVPLKSEHMSQRSKVGGDMSGQEFSKVSSIEMNSLLERFSVESVVMRIDMTPEDIPAVLNADDFFELGNVLYVLMEWTPISSSLETPKLLTFMDKYDLVPCLNIACKKPLASTQSAQWPAYVLWKKRELRMKPRSSAAVKRLPHVRIG, from the coding sequence ATGAACCGACAGGCCCTCAAATCGTTCATGTGGCTATGTTGCTGTGGCCTTACACTGTCGTCCATCGTCTGTTATATTGTTTACACCTACCATGCTTCACTGACGACATGGAAAAGCGTTCTTTTGGGGGAACCCCACCACACGCATATTCAGTTTGACCTCAACGCTAGCAGAGCCAAATCAATGTACAAATTGGCAGGCATTGCCCTCCGAGTCGACAACAGTAACTGGGAATCCGCCACTGACGTTTGTTCTAACGGTATCGTCTTTCCATCGGGTATTATCAAGTCCCTGGCAGGGGAGGTAAGCGTGTTTTTCCACGACGAGAAGGAACGTCGATCTGTAATACGCAACGTTAAAAAGAACGGGACCTGGGTTCGGAGGAACCTGAATACGCTCTCCGAGATCATGGAATACCACAGAGACGCTCACTTCTTTGATATATATGCGGGTGTTGGTTTATATACTCTACCTatagtaaaacttggcagaaaGGTTGCGGCCGTTGAATACAGATATTCCTACGCCGAGAGGCTCTGTCGGGGTATAATTGCCGGTGATTTTCAACATAAGGCATTTATAGTGAATAACTTCCTCTCCcatgtgtacaaaactgtaCCACTCAAAAGTGAACACATGAGTCAAAGATCAAAGGTTGGAGGTGACATGTCGGGTCAGGAATTCAGTAAAGTTTCATCGATAGAGATGAACTCTTTGCTTGAGAGATTCAGCGTGGAGTCGGTTGTCATGAGAATCGACATGACCCCAGAAGACATCCCAGCTGTTCTAAATGCGGATGACTTTTTTGAATTAggaaatgttctgtatgttctaATGGAATGGACACCTATATCAAGTTCACTTGAAACGCCGAAGCTGCTTACATTCATGGACAAATACGATTTGGTGCCGTGTTTAAATATTGCATGCAAAAAACCCTTAGCATCAACCCAGTCCGCCCAGTGGCCAGCCTATGTTCTGTGGAAGAAGAGAGAGTTGAGAATGAAACCCCGTTCCTCAGCGGCTGTAAAGCGTTTACCCCATGTTCGTAtcggttag